The sequence TGAGGACGATGAGGCCGATGAGCACGCCCCAGCCGCGGCGGGACAGCCCCTGGGGCTTCACCCACGCGTCCGTCGCGGGAGGAGCGTCGGGCCCGGGGGAGGGCTCCGGTGCGGGCTCCTGCGACTTCTCCTTGTCCTTCTCCTTGCGCCTGGCCTGACCCATCAAGTCCTTACGGGGGATTCCGGGGGGAAAGGCGGCGGAATGTACGCGCCGGGCCGGTGGAGGTAAAGCGCGCCGCAGTCTGGCCTACTTGACCCCCCAGCGCTTCTCGAGCGCCCGCTGCTCCGCCTGACGCTGCTGCTGCCGCTCGCGCTCACCGCGCTGCTTGTCCGCCTCCTCGGGGGAGGGGCGGACGGCCAGCTGGTACACGGCGCCGGCGATGGCGAAGAGGCCCGCCGCGACGATGACGCCCCACGGACGGCTGGCCACCGCCGCCACCAGCCCGCCGAACTGGTGCAGCCCCGCGAGCGCGCCGATGACGAGCAGCCACGCGCCGACGGCCGAGGAGACGAGCGCGCTCACCACGCGGTGCAGCAGCGCGCCCACCAGCCCGCCGATGATGAAGCCCGGCGCGAAGCCGAGCAGGTAGTCCTGGGGCCCGGCAATCTCCCCGGCAATCAGGCCCAGGGGGATGCCCACGCCCACGAAGGTGATGGCCGGGGGGAAGAGGAAGCCCAGCGCCAGCAGCACGGCCGCGACGATGGTGGGCAGCCTCGGCACCGCGTCCGGGATGCCAAGCTTGGTGGTGATGATGCCCGTGCACCACACGCCCAGCAGCGCGCCGATGGGCCCCGCGAGCACGCGGAACATGCGCCCGCCGCCGGCCAGCAGCAGCGCCACGCCGACGACGGCGAGCACGATGCCGGCCCACATGGGCAGCAGCCGGTAGATGCCCACCCAGCCGGAGGGGTTGAACGTCTCGTACGCCTTGAGGGCCTGGATGAGGCCTTCCATGGCTCCAGCTCCTTCTTGCTTCTCGCAATGCCGTGCTCACCCGGGACGGGCGCGCCGCCCCAGCTTATGCGTAACGGGACAGGGCGAGCACCAGCAGCACGATGATGACGGCGGCGCCCAGCAGGGCGAAGCCGTAAAGACTGCGAGGCGTGGAGGTGCGCCGGAGCAGCTCCTCCGCCTCCGCCCGGTCCTCGGGGGAGGGGTTGTTCGCCAGGATGCGCTCCGCATCCTTCCGGGCTCCGGCCACGTCGCCCGCTTCCTTCCGGGCCCAGGCGGCCTTCACCTCCGCGGCCCCGGGCTCGGGAGGCGTCTGTCCGCCTTTTGCCATGGGGGCCCTCTATACCGGGGAATGCGCATACCCGTCGACGGTATATAGAACCTCCCCATGTCCTCCTGGCGACTGACGCGTCGAAACCTCCTGCTCGGCACCGCCGCGCTCGCCCCGCTGCTGGCCCGGCGGGCGGACGCTTTCGGAGAGAAGAACCGCTTCATCCCCGCGGTGGCCCGCCACGGCGGCCGCTGGGACGCACGCCTGTCCGGGCTGCGCCGAATCACCTGGGAGCTCCAGCGCCGCACGTCCGTGGAAGTCGTCCCGGACGCGCGCCCCTTCGCGCTCAGCTCGTCGGAGCTCTTCGAGTATCCGTTCCTCTACATGGGCAGCGACGGCCCCTTCCCCGAGCTCACCGACGCGGAAGTCACCAACCTGCGCCGCTACCTCACCTACGGCGGCTTCCTCCTGGCGGACGCCAACGACGGCAGCGACGGTGACGGCTTCGACGCGTCCTTCCGCCGGGAGATGGCGCGGGTGCTGCCGCAGAACCCGCTGACCGAGGTGCCCTCCAGCCACGTGGTGTTCAAGTCCTTCTTCATGCTGGACGCGGCGCCGGGGCGTCTGCTCAACAAGCCCCAGTTGACGGCGGCCATGCTGGGCAAGCGCGCGGCGGTGCTGTACTCGCAGAACGACGTGGCCGGCGCGTGGAGCCGCAGCGAGTCCGGCGACTATGAGTTCGACGTGTCTCCCGGCGGCGAGCCCCAGCGCGAGCTGGCGGTGCGGCTGGGTATCAACATCTGCATGTATGCCCTCTGTCTCGACTACAAGGACGACGCCGTCCACCTGCCGCTCATCCTCAACAAGCGGCGCTGAAGCAGCGGCCTGACGCTGAAAGCCTGGATGAACTCGCCCACCTTCAACGCCTGGAAGCTCGTCAGCCTCTCACCGCTCCCGCAGTGGGTCATGGTGCTGCTCGCCCTCGGACTGGTGCTGGGCGTGGCGCTGGCCGCCTGGGGCGTGCGCCGCGAGCCCTCGCGCTACCGCCGCGTCCTCCTCTGGCTGCTCCGCGTGGGCGCTGGCGTGGCCGCGCTCTTCTTCCTGCTGGAGCCCGGCATCCGTCACCTGCAGGTGGCGCGGATGAAGAACCGCGTCGCCGTGCTGGTGGACCGCTCCGCGTCCATGAACTTCCCCTCCGAGCCCGGCGGCCCCACGCGCAGCGCGCAGGTGGCCTCCTACCTGGAGAAGGCCGCGCCGCAACTGGCCGCGCTGCAGGACCGCTTCACGGTGGAGATGTACGGCTTCGACCCGGAACTGGCGCCGGTGACGCCCGCGTCGCTCGCCAAGGACCCGGCGCGCGCGGGCACCACGGATTTGCTCTCCGCGGTGCGTGCGGCGGCGGGAGCGGGGCAGGGGGCTCGCAAGCTGTCGGGCGTGCTGCTGTTCAGCGACGGCGCGGACAACCAGGAGCTGAAGGCGGGCGTGGTGGGCCGGGCGCGCGCGGCGCTGGCGGACCTGAATGTCCCCGTGTCCACCTTCACCGTGGGGCAGGAGGCGCTGAAGGACCTCGCGGTGGAGGGATTGAAGGTGGATGACTTCGCCTTCGTGCGCAACTCGCTCACCGTGGAGGTGGAGATTCACGGCCGCGGCTTCAGCGGGCGCGAGATTCCGGTGGTGCTCAGCCAGGAAGGCAAGACGGTGGCGAGCAAGACGGTGCGCCTGGAGTCCTCGGACGACGTGAAGCCGGTGTCCTTCACCTTCACGCCGGACCAGACGGGGCGCTTCGTCTACACGGTGACGGTGCCCACCTTCCAGGACGAGGCGGTGGCGGACAACAACACGCGCTCCTTCACGCTGAAGGTGATTCGGGACCGCGTGCGCGTGCTGCTCGTGGTGGGCCGGCCCTCGTGGGACGAGCGCTACCTGCGCGGCCTCTTGCGCCAGGACGCCAACGTGGACCTGGTGTCCTTCTACATCCTCCGCACGCTGTCGGACGACCCGGGCGTGTCGAGCGAGCGCGAGCTGTCGCTGATTCCCTTCCCCATGGAGGAGATTTTCGACACGAAGCTGGACACCTTCGACGTCGTCATCTTCCAGAACTTCGGGCACGCGGACCCGTCGCTTTCCATCGCGGAGTACGAGCGCAACCTGGAGCGCTACATCCACAACGGCGGCGCCTTCGTGATGATTGGCGGCGACAGCGTGCTGGGCGAGGGCCGCGCGACGATGCCCACGCTGATGGAGGCGCTGCCCGTGGCCGCCGCCGGGCCCGCCAACCCGGAGCCCTTCAAGGCGCGCCTGACGCCCGAGGGCCTGCGCCACCCGGTGACGGCCATTGGCACCGGCGCGGCGAGCACCGAGGCCGCGTGGGCCGAGCTGCCGGCCATTCCCGGCGCCAACCTGACGACGGCGCGCCCCGGGGCCACGGTGCTGATGGATGTGCCGCACATGACGGCGGACGGGAAGAACGCGCCGCTGGTGGCGGTGTGGGATTACGGCCGGGGCCGCGCTCTGGTGATGGCGACGGACGCGTCCTGGTACTGGGCCTTCGAGGCGCACAAGGACGGCTCGCCGAACCGCGCGTATGACCGCTTCTGGGGCAACGCGCTGCGGTGGCTGGTGAGGGACCCGGACCTGACGACGCTGAAGGTGACGGCGGACCCGCCGTCGGTGGAGCCCGGCAAGCCCGTGGGCGTCGTGGTGCAGGCGCGCATGGCGGACTACCAGCCCGCGGTCGACGCGCAGGTGCGGGTGGAGCTCTTCTCCGTGGCCACGCAGAAGCCCGTGGCGGTGCAGACGGGCACGACGGGCGCGGATGGCGTGGTGCGGCTGGAGTTCGCGCCGCCCGAGCCGGGGCCGTACAAGCTGCTGGCCTCGGCGAAGAAGGGTGAGACGGATTTGGGCTCGGGCGAGGACGCGGTGGCGGTGCGCGCCGTGGGGCCGGAGCTGTCGGATGCCTCGGTGCGGCCGGAGCTCATGGAAGCGATTGCGAAGACCACGGGCGGCAAGGCGTACAAGCTGCCGCAGGATGGTCTGCCGGATGTGCCGCTCCTGGACCCGCCGGTGGTGGAGGTGGGCCGCGCGAAGGACCAGCCGCTGTGGGACCGCTGGTACTACCTGGTGGCGCTGGTTGCGCTGCTCGGCGCGGAGTGGTTCGCGCGGCGCCGCTTCGGGTACGTGTGAGTAAGTATACCTGTTGGCTCTGTGTCTTCCGCTTCTCAGGCGTATTAAGCAATTAGGTCAATCGTCTCCACACATTGCTTGCTGCTGGATAGTGTTTGTTCAGGACCTGGGTGACTGGGGTGGCCATCGATATGAGCAATGGGCAAGCAGAGCTTGGACGTTTTCTGAGTGTCAGTACCCATCTGCGAGCGCGCGACACCCGGTTTCAGCAGGAAGGCATAGACTTCT comes from Pyxidicoccus parkwaysis and encodes:
- a CDS encoding glutamine amidotransferase, translating into MNSPTFNAWKLVSLSPLPQWVMVLLALGLVLGVALAAWGVRREPSRYRRVLLWLLRVGAGVAALFFLLEPGIRHLQVARMKNRVAVLVDRSASMNFPSEPGGPTRSAQVASYLEKAAPQLAALQDRFTVEMYGFDPELAPVTPASLAKDPARAGTTDLLSAVRAAAGAGQGARKLSGVLLFSDGADNQELKAGVVGRARAALADLNVPVSTFTVGQEALKDLAVEGLKVDDFAFVRNSLTVEVEIHGRGFSGREIPVVLSQEGKTVASKTVRLESSDDVKPVSFTFTPDQTGRFVYTVTVPTFQDEAVADNNTRSFTLKVIRDRVRVLLVVGRPSWDERYLRGLLRQDANVDLVSFYILRTLSDDPGVSSERELSLIPFPMEEIFDTKLDTFDVVIFQNFGHADPSLSIAEYERNLERYIHNGGAFVMIGGDSVLGEGRATMPTLMEALPVAAAGPANPEPFKARLTPEGLRHPVTAIGTGAASTEAAWAELPAIPGANLTTARPGATVLMDVPHMTADGKNAPLVAVWDYGRGRALVMATDASWYWAFEAHKDGSPNRAYDRFWGNALRWLVRDPDLTTLKVTADPPSVEPGKPVGVVVQARMADYQPAVDAQVRVELFSVATQKPVAVQTGTTGADGVVRLEFAPPEPGPYKLLASAKKGETDLGSGEDAVAVRAVGPELSDASVRPELMEAIAKTTGGKAYKLPQDGLPDVPLLDPPVVEVGRAKDQPLWDRWYYLVALVALLGAEWFARRRFGYV
- a CDS encoding DUF4159 domain-containing protein, with amino-acid sequence MSSWRLTRRNLLLGTAALAPLLARRADAFGEKNRFIPAVARHGGRWDARLSGLRRITWELQRRTSVEVVPDARPFALSSSELFEYPFLYMGSDGPFPELTDAEVTNLRRYLTYGGFLLADANDGSDGDGFDASFRREMARVLPQNPLTEVPSSHVVFKSFFMLDAAPGRLLNKPQLTAAMLGKRAAVLYSQNDVAGAWSRSESGDYEFDVSPGGEPQRELAVRLGINICMYALCLDYKDDAVHLPLILNKRR
- a CDS encoding molecular chaperone DnaJ, giving the protein MAKGGQTPPEPGAAEVKAAWARKEAGDVAGARKDAERILANNPSPEDRAEAEELLRRTSTPRSLYGFALLGAAVIIVLLVLALSRYA